One genomic window of Sphingomonas sp. C3-2 includes the following:
- a CDS encoding N-acetylmuramoyl-L-alanine amidase family protein, with protein sequence MRFIAAGAIGLVLSAAIPAHMLDARSAPPRSRYSVTIPLDATQKGTPLPRITGPAGKPLVMIDPGHGGHDPGAISSHDGRREKDVTLAIAQAMRDALLGTGRVRVALTRDDDHFIALADRYELGRTLKADLFISIHADSAGNPDASGATVYTLSETASDREAARLAERENRADILNGVNLGSTHNKAVNSILIDLSQRETMEASTAFAKLLHRETSATLPFRAIFHRFASLIVLKAPDMPSILFETGYLSNRRDAQFLNSPTGRSTIAAGTARAVETYFARRSLTAP encoded by the coding sequence ATGAGATTCATTGCCGCAGGGGCGATCGGGCTGGTGCTGTCCGCGGCGATCCCGGCCCATATGCTCGACGCGCGCAGCGCACCGCCGCGCAGCCGCTACAGCGTCACCATCCCGCTCGACGCGACGCAAAAGGGCACCCCCCTGCCCCGTATCACCGGCCCCGCCGGCAAACCGCTGGTGATGATCGACCCCGGTCATGGCGGGCACGACCCCGGCGCGATATCGAGCCATGACGGACGGCGCGAAAAGGATGTGACGCTGGCGATCGCGCAGGCGATGCGCGACGCGCTTCTGGGCACCGGCCGCGTGCGCGTGGCGCTCACCCGCGACGACGATCATTTCATCGCACTCGCCGATCGCTACGAACTCGGCCGCACGCTGAAGGCCGATCTGTTCATTTCGATCCACGCCGACAGCGCAGGCAACCCCGATGCCAGCGGCGCCACCGTCTATACGCTTTCCGAAACCGCGTCGGACCGCGAGGCCGCAAGGCTCGCCGAACGCGAGAACCGCGCCGACATATTGAACGGCGTCAACCTGGGCAGCACGCACAACAAGGCGGTGAATTCGATCCTGATCGACCTCAGCCAGCGCGAAACGATGGAAGCCTCGACCGCCTTTGCAAAGCTGCTCCACCGCGAAACAAGCGCCACCCTGCCCTTTCGCGCGATATTCCACCGCTTCGCGTCGCTGATCGTGCTGAAGGCGCCGGATATGCCGTCGATCCTGTTCGAGACGGGCTATCTCAGCAACCGCCGCGACGCGCAGTTCCTCAACTCGCCCACCGGGCGCAGCACGATTGCCGCCGGCACCGCCCGCGCGGTGGAAACCTATTTCGCCCGCCGCAGCCTGACCGCGCCCTGA
- a CDS encoding ribonuclease E/G yields the protein MTMRMLIDARHREETRVAVVKGNRIEEFDFESAEHKQLKGNIYLAKVTRVEPSLQAAFVDYGGNRHGFLAFSEIHPDYYQIPKEDREALLREEAEHAAEEEALRAAQAEADEDDEEGDDGDDGFDSDGVEEVENGGEPVEIGGGTEDDVEAGEGGEAEAESPAETRRRKKRARAQADDRAVEALRSKRMALRRRYKIQDVIRRRQVLLVQVVKEERGNKGAALTTYLSLAGRYCVLMPNTSHGGGISRKISNSADRKRLKSIMAEMKLPSSMGCIVRTAGLSRTKTEIKRDFDYLARLWDEIRENTLLSAAPALVYGDSDLIKRAIRDIYNRDIEEVIVEGEEGYRAAKSFMKLLMPSHARRVKPYSDPVPLFQRSNVEDQLAAMYNPTVQLKSGGYLVINPTEALVSIDINSGRSTREHGIEQTAVATNLEAAHEIARQLRLRDMAGLVVIDFIDMENSSNVRKVEKAMKAALANDRARIQVGRISSFGLMEMSRQRLRTGVLEASTRVCPHCEGTGLVRTASSAGLSALRMLEDEAARGRGSKLTLRASQEAAVYVLNRKRAELAEIEDRYGVSIDILPDGEAEGARMTVEASGPPPLHAPRFTPVIIEEDEDDFIPEDEFDEEEAEAEEQAVREEREPRDDREGGRRRRRRRRGRRREEGEGRGADEAHDDAEDAEADEGTVEDGGEGEAAVDIEADGEAEAETPEQRAEGEEGEGGKRRRNRRGRRGGRRRRGENGDHAREGEAATEGGEAADNAADAEPAPVDVAAEAPVVAAPVAGAPVIAPALEAVAEAAPAVEEKPKRTRRRPKAEAKVEAEAKVETEVAAPAPAEAEAAPETEAPAKPKRTRKKAAPKAAEAPAEVAEDAAAPAEGDAEAPAKPKRAPRKKATPKAEAADADAAAEKAPAKPKRAPRKKAVAEPAPAEAEVEAAVAAPVAAAEPAPVETPAPANEAGSADDAAAESNDPPRRGWWQRTFGQE from the coding sequence ATGACCATGCGCATGCTGATCGACGCGCGCCACCGGGAGGAGACCCGGGTCGCCGTCGTCAAGGGAAACCGGATCGAGGAGTTTGATTTCGAATCCGCCGAGCACAAGCAGCTCAAGGGAAATATCTATCTAGCCAAGGTTACCCGCGTCGAGCCATCGCTGCAGGCGGCGTTCGTCGATTATGGCGGCAACCGCCATGGCTTCCTCGCTTTCAGCGAAATTCACCCCGATTATTACCAGATCCCCAAGGAAGATCGCGAAGCCCTGCTGCGCGAAGAGGCTGAGCATGCCGCTGAGGAAGAGGCATTGCGCGCCGCACAGGCCGAGGCGGATGAGGACGACGAAGAGGGCGATGACGGGGATGACGGCTTCGACAGCGATGGCGTCGAGGAAGTCGAAAATGGTGGCGAGCCGGTAGAAATCGGCGGCGGCACCGAGGACGATGTCGAAGCTGGCGAAGGCGGTGAGGCAGAGGCGGAAAGCCCGGCCGAAACGCGCCGCCGCAAGAAGCGCGCCCGCGCGCAGGCCGACGACCGTGCGGTCGAAGCGCTGCGTTCGAAGCGCATGGCGCTGCGCCGCCGCTACAAGATCCAGGACGTGATCCGCCGCCGTCAGGTGCTGCTCGTCCAGGTCGTGAAGGAAGAACGCGGCAACAAGGGCGCCGCGCTTACCACCTATTTGTCGCTTGCCGGCCGTTACTGCGTGCTCATGCCCAACACGTCGCATGGCGGCGGGATCAGCCGCAAGATTTCGAACTCGGCGGACCGCAAGCGCCTGAAGTCGATCATGGCGGAAATGAAGCTGCCCTCGTCGATGGGCTGCATCGTCCGCACCGCCGGGCTTTCGCGCACCAAGACCGAGATCAAGCGCGACTTCGATTATCTGGCCCGGCTGTGGGACGAGATTCGCGAAAATACGCTGCTATCGGCAGCGCCCGCGCTCGTTTACGGTGACAGCGATCTGATCAAGCGCGCGATCCGTGATATCTATAATCGCGATATCGAGGAAGTGATCGTCGAGGGCGAGGAAGGGTATCGCGCGGCGAAGAGCTTCATGAAGCTGCTGATGCCCAGCCATGCGCGGCGCGTGAAGCCCTATTCCGATCCGGTGCCGCTGTTCCAGCGCTCCAATGTCGAAGACCAGCTGGCGGCGATGTACAACCCGACCGTCCAGCTCAAATCGGGCGGCTATCTGGTCATCAACCCGACCGAGGCGCTCGTCTCGATCGACATTAACTCGGGCCGTTCGACGCGCGAACATGGCATCGAGCAGACCGCGGTCGCCACCAATCTCGAGGCGGCGCACGAAATCGCGCGCCAGTTGCGCCTGCGCGATATGGCCGGGCTTGTCGTCATCGACTTTATCGACATGGAGAACAGCTCCAACGTCCGTAAGGTCGAAAAGGCGATGAAGGCTGCGCTCGCGAACGATCGCGCACGCATCCAGGTGGGCCGCATCTCATCCTTCGGGCTGATGGAAATGAGCCGCCAGCGCCTGCGCACCGGCGTGCTTGAGGCATCGACCCGCGTCTGCCCGCATTGCGAAGGCACCGGGCTTGTCCGCACCGCATCGTCGGCAGGCCTGTCGGCGCTGCGCATGCTCGAGGACGAAGCTGCTCGTGGACGGGGCAGCAAGCTTACGCTGCGCGCCAGCCAGGAAGCGGCGGTTTATGTGCTCAACCGCAAGCGCGCCGAACTCGCCGAGATCGAGGATCGCTACGGCGTGTCGATCGACATCCTCCCCGATGGCGAAGCCGAAGGCGCGCGCATGACCGTTGAGGCGAGCGGCCCGCCGCCGCTCCACGCGCCGCGCTTCACCCCGGTGATCATCGAGGAAGACGAAGACGATTTCATCCCCGAGGATGAGTTCGACGAAGAAGAGGCTGAAGCCGAAGAACAGGCCGTGCGCGAAGAGCGTGAGCCGCGCGACGACCGCGAAGGCGGCCGCCGCCGCCGCCGCCGCCGCCGGGGTCGCCGCCGGGAAGAAGGCGAAGGCCGTGGCGCCGATGAGGCCCATGATGACGCCGAGGATGCCGAAGCTGACGAAGGCACCGTTGAAGACGGTGGCGAAGGTGAAGCTGCTGTGGATATCGAGGCAGATGGCGAAGCCGAAGCCGAGACTCCGGAACAGCGCGCCGAGGGTGAGGAAGGCGAGGGTGGCAAGCGCCGTCGCAACCGCCGTGGTCGTCGCGGTGGCCGCCGTCGGCGTGGCGAAAATGGCGATCATGCGCGCGAAGGCGAGGCTGCTACCGAGGGTGGCGAGGCTGCGGACAATGCTGCGGATGCCGAACCGGCACCGGTTGACGTTGCCGCCGAGGCACCCGTTGTCGCAGCGCCTGTCGCTGGCGCACCGGTGATCGCGCCCGCGCTTGAAGCCGTTGCCGAAGCCGCGCCTGCGGTCGAAGAAAAGCCCAAGCGCACGCGCCGCCGCCCCAAGGCCGAAGCCAAGGTGGAAGCCGAAGCCAAGGTAGAGACCGAAGTAGCCGCACCCGCGCCTGCAGAAGCCGAGGCCGCGCCCGAGACAGAAGCACCCGCCAAGCCCAAGCGCACGCGCAAAAAGGCGGCACCCAAGGCCGCTGAAGCGCCTGCCGAAGTCGCTGAGGACGCTGCCGCACCCGCCGAGGGCGACGCCGAAGCACCTGCCAAGCCCAAGCGTGCGCCGCGCAAAAAGGCCACGCCCAAGGCAGAGGCCGCCGATGCCGACGCCGCAGCGGAAAAGGCCCCGGCCAAGCCGAAGCGCGCGCCGCGCAAAAAGGCAGTGGCTGAGCCCGCACCCGCCGAGGCCGAAGTCGAAGCAGCGGTTGCCGCACCGGTAGCCGCCGCCGAGCCCGCGCCGGTCGAAACGCCTGCACCTGCCAATGAGGCAGGCTCTGCCGACGATGCGGCTGCGGAATCGAACGATCCGCCGCGCCGTGGCTGGTGGCAGCGCACCTTCGGCCAGGAATAA
- a CDS encoding M48 family metalloprotease codes for MASRPRSIAGMLRAAVALILSLTLLVQPAMAQSILRDAETEALLDEMSAPLIRAAGLDPKNVKVVLVGDNSINAFVAGGQIVYMNSGTIMQADNANEVQGVIAHELGHITGGHIVRFSEGAKAATGITLLSLVLGIAAVAAGAGDAGMGIMAAGQQAALGKFLAFTRTQESSADAAGAAFLEKAGITGKGSLAFFKRIENLEYRLAIPQDDSYGRTHPLSRERISVLEHQYQASANWDKPSDPALEEHFKRVRAKLKGFASEPATTLREFPERDKTEPARYARAYAWHKSAYPDKALEEANALLAKAPHDPYYLELKGQILLESGKPNDALPSLREAFERTRAQPLIAGLFGHALIATENPANFAEARNVLKAAVAKDNDNPFAWYQLGVVYEREGDLPRAMLATAERYNLQGQSQLALANARQAMQGLKEGTPDWLRAQDIAMVSEADVRKDRKKK; via the coding sequence ATGGCCAGTCGACCTCGTTCCATCGCCGGCATGCTGCGCGCGGCCGTTGCGCTCATTTTGTCGCTCACGCTGCTCGTCCAGCCCGCGATGGCGCAATCGATCCTGCGCGATGCCGAAACCGAGGCGCTGCTCGATGAAATGTCCGCGCCGCTCATCCGGGCGGCGGGGCTCGATCCCAAAAATGTGAAGGTCGTCCTGGTCGGCGACAATTCGATCAACGCCTTCGTCGCGGGCGGGCAGATCGTCTATATGAACTCCGGCACGATCATGCAGGCGGATAACGCCAATGAAGTGCAGGGCGTCATCGCCCACGAACTCGGCCATATCACCGGCGGCCATATCGTCCGTTTTTCCGAAGGCGCCAAGGCCGCGACCGGGATCACGCTGCTCAGCCTCGTGCTCGGCATCGCTGCGGTGGCGGCGGGCGCGGGGGATGCGGGCATGGGCATCATGGCGGCAGGCCAGCAGGCGGCGCTGGGCAAGTTTCTGGCGTTCACGCGCACGCAGGAATCGAGCGCGGACGCCGCCGGGGCCGCCTTTCTCGAAAAGGCGGGGATCACCGGCAAGGGCTCGCTCGCCTTTTTCAAGCGCATCGAAAATCTCGAATATCGCCTCGCCATCCCGCAGGACGACAGCTACGGCCGCACCCACCCGCTCAGCCGCGAGCGTATCTCGGTGCTCGAGCATCAATATCAGGCGTCGGCGAATTGGGACAAGCCGAGCGATCCGGCGCTTGAGGAGCATTTCAAGCGCGTCCGCGCCAAGCTGAAGGGTTTTGCCTCCGAACCGGCGACGACGCTGCGCGAGTTTCCCGAACGCGACAAGACCGAACCCGCGCGCTACGCCCGCGCCTATGCCTGGCATAAGTCCGCCTATCCGGACAAGGCGCTGGAAGAGGCGAACGCGCTGCTCGCCAAGGCGCCGCACGATCCTTATTATCTTGAACTCAAGGGCCAGATCCTGCTGGAATCGGGCAAGCCCAACGACGCGCTTCCCTCGCTGCGCGAGGCGTTCGAGCGCACCCGCGCGCAGCCGCTGATCGCGGGGCTGTTTGGCCATGCGCTGATCGCGACCGAAAATCCCGCCAATTTCGCCGAGGCCCGCAATGTGCTGAAGGCGGCGGTGGCCAAGGACAATGACAATCCCTTCGCCTGGTATCAGCTCGGCGTCGTCTATGAGCGCGAGGGCGATCTGCCGCGCGCGATGCTGGCGACCGCCGAACGCTATAATCTCCAGGGCCAGTCCCAGCTCGCGCTTGCCAATGCACGGCAGGCCATGCAGGGGCTTAAGGAAGGAACGCCCGACTGGCTTCGCGCGCAGGATATCGCGATGGTGTCGGAGGCGGACGTACGCAAGGACCGCAAGAAGAAATGA
- a CDS encoding DsbA family protein: protein MIAVAAFLAGAAGTALATGAVSPSPQVSAGERAKIEAVVRDYILANPEIIPEAIERLQNREVSKSIDANRKALETPYASAWAGNPNGDATLVVFYDYACGFCRRSLPDIERLLKEDKNLKVVFRELPILSDDSTKASRAALAAAEQGKFKAFHDALYETGRPNAANVERVQKQLGIDPAKSAAAIASPAVQKEIDANLEIARALRFTGTPSWVVGDQVLNGAIGYEALKAAIAKARTRAGG, encoded by the coding sequence ATGATCGCAGTTGCCGCCTTTTTGGCCGGAGCAGCCGGAACGGCCCTGGCCACGGGGGCCGTGTCGCCGTCGCCGCAAGTAAGCGCGGGGGAGCGGGCCAAGATCGAGGCGGTGGTGCGCGATTATATTCTCGCCAATCCCGAGATCATTCCCGAGGCGATCGAACGGCTTCAGAACCGCGAGGTGAGCAAGTCGATCGATGCGAACCGCAAGGCGCTGGAAACCCCCTATGCCTCGGCCTGGGCGGGCAATCCCAATGGCGATGCCACGCTCGTCGTCTTTTATGATTATGCCTGTGGCTTCTGCCGCCGTAGCCTGCCCGATATCGAACGGCTGCTGAAGGAAGACAAGAATCTGAAGGTCGTCTTCCGCGAACTGCCGATCCTGAGCGACGACAGCACCAAGGCGTCGCGCGCCGCGCTTGCCGCCGCCGAACAGGGCAAGTTCAAGGCGTTCCACGACGCGCTGTACGAAACCGGTCGCCCCAATGCGGCCAATGTCGAACGCGTGCAGAAACAGCTTGGTATCGATCCCGCCAAGAGCGCGGCGGCCATCGCCTCGCCCGCCGTCCAGAAGGAAATCGACGCCAATCTCGAAATCGCCCGCGCGCTCCGCTTCACCGGCACGCCCAGCTGGGTGGTCGGCGATCAGGTGCTGAACGGTGCGATCGGCTATGAGGCGCTGAAGGCTGCGATCGCTAAGGCTAGAACCCGCGCTGGCGGCTAA
- a CDS encoding excalibur calcium-binding domain-containing protein — protein sequence MARTSRHSASAPARTDIPGRRKADYAGRQGMGQMIRKFPIFRKAPQERWHWRPDARPPRKDWRFPLTVAALSTLTFCGIFFWDTLRPIASSVASYRYYPYCDFARAAGAAPIHRGMPGYRSQLDADGDGIACEPIPPGTVLSRQRGF from the coding sequence ATGGCACGGACTTCCCGCCATAGCGCTTCTGCCCCGGCGCGCACAGATATTCCCGGCAGGCGAAAAGCGGATTACGCTGGCCGGCAGGGGATGGGACAAATGATCAGGAAATTTCCGATTTTCCGCAAGGCACCGCAGGAACGATGGCACTGGCGGCCCGACGCAAGGCCACCGCGAAAGGATTGGCGCTTTCCACTGACCGTTGCGGCGCTCAGCACCCTTACATTTTGCGGAATCTTCTTCTGGGACACGCTACGCCCGATCGCCTCGAGCGTAGCCAGTTACCGCTATTATCCTTATTGCGATTTCGCGCGTGCCGCGGGAGCCGCGCCAATTCATCGCGGCATGCCAGGCTATCGATCACAGCTGGATGCGGATGGGGACGGCATCGCATGCGAACCAATCCCACCCGGCACCGTGCTTAGCCGCCAGCGCGGGTTCTAG
- a CDS encoding LysE family translocator, whose translation MTIAQSITAFILAAGLLTITPGVDTAMVLRTAAVEGTRRAGFAVIGIAIGCLVWGAAVATGLGVLLAASEFAFTLVKWAGAAYLLWLAYGLLRHPRSGLAMDGAPGGGDVSVLGWLRRGLTTNLLNPKMGVFYISFLPQFVPQGMPMGPYSFMLASIHVVLGILWLGIVIAATVPLGRLLTRPAVIRALDRITGAVFVIFGVRLVFAQR comes from the coding sequence ATGACGATCGCCCAGTCGATAACCGCGTTCATCCTCGCCGCCGGGCTGCTCACCATCACGCCGGGGGTCGATACCGCGATGGTGCTGCGCACCGCGGCGGTGGAGGGTACGCGGCGGGCGGGCTTTGCGGTGATCGGCATCGCGATCGGCTGTCTCGTCTGGGGGGCTGCCGTGGCGACGGGGCTGGGCGTGCTCCTCGCGGCATCCGAATTCGCCTTCACCCTCGTCAAATGGGCGGGGGCGGCCTATCTGCTCTGGCTGGCTTATGGTCTGCTGCGCCATCCGCGTTCGGGGCTGGCGATGGACGGGGCGCCGGGCGGCGGCGATGTCTCCGTGCTCGGTTGGCTGCGGCGCGGGCTGACGACCAATTTGCTCAACCCCAAAATGGGTGTCTTCTATATTTCCTTCCTGCCGCAATTCGTGCCGCAGGGCATGCCGATGGGGCCGTACAGCTTCATGCTGGCGTCGATCCATGTCGTGCTCGGCATATTGTGGCTTGGCATCGTCATCGCCGCGACGGTGCCGCTCGGGCGTCTGCTCACGCGCCCGGCGGTCATTCGCGCGCTCGACCGGATCACGGGCGCGGTTTTCGTGATTTTCGGGGTAAGGCTGGTCTTCGCCCAGCGCTGA
- a CDS encoding N-acetyltransferase — translation MIIRPETAGDAAEIRQVVTAAFATAPHSSGTEAAIVEALRSAGALSLSLIAEDDGEVIGHIAFSPVQIDGREDGWLGLGPVAVRPDRQQRGIGAALINEGLARLRAEGAKGCVLLGDPDYYRRFGFVSDDHLRYGDVPPGYFQWLSFTDTRPYGEVQYHPGFAASDDTPR, via the coding sequence ATGATCATCCGTCCCGAAACCGCCGGGGACGCGGCCGAGATCCGGCAGGTCGTCACCGCCGCCTTCGCCACCGCGCCGCACAGCAGCGGCACCGAGGCGGCGATCGTCGAGGCGCTGCGCAGCGCCGGCGCGCTCAGCCTGTCGCTGATCGCCGAAGACGACGGCGAGGTCATCGGCCATATCGCCTTCTCGCCGGTGCAGATCGACGGGCGCGAGGACGGCTGGCTTGGCCTTGGCCCCGTCGCGGTGCGGCCCGACCGGCAGCAACGCGGCATTGGCGCGGCGCTGATCAACGAGGGGCTGGCGCGTCTTCGGGCGGAGGGCGCCAAGGGGTGCGTGCTGCTCGGCGATCCCGATTATTATCGCCGCTTCGGCTTCGTGAGCGACGATCACCTACGATATGGCGATGTGCCTCCGGGCTATTTCCAATGGCTGTCCTTCACCGACACGCGGCCTTACGGCGAAGTCCAATATCACCCCGGCTTTGCCGCGTCGGACGACACGCCGCGCTGA
- a CDS encoding RlmE family RNA methyltransferase — MSRGGSGTRQRVRTAKGRTAASTRWLERQLNDPYVKKAKAEGYRSRAAYKLIELDEKFGILKGAKRIVDLGIAPGGWSQVARKKSPRSEVVGIDLLPTDPIDGVTIFQMDFMDDRAPEQLEAALGGPADLVMSDMAANTVGHAQTDHLRTMALVETAVDFAIHTLEPGGTFIAKVFAGGTDHALLTILKRNFTTVKHAKPPASRKDSSEWYVVAQGFKGRAEADA; from the coding sequence ATGAGCCGGGGTGGATCGGGTACGCGGCAACGCGTGCGCACGGCCAAGGGGCGCACTGCGGCGTCGACGCGCTGGCTGGAACGGCAGCTGAACGACCCCTATGTCAAAAAGGCGAAGGCCGAGGGCTATCGCAGCCGAGCGGCGTATAAGCTCATTGAGCTCGACGAGAAGTTCGGGATCCTGAAGGGCGCCAAGCGCATCGTCGACCTTGGCATTGCGCCCGGCGGGTGGAGCCAGGTGGCACGCAAAAAATCGCCCCGTTCGGAAGTGGTGGGCATCGATCTGCTGCCGACCGACCCGATCGACGGCGTCACCATCTTCCAGATGGATTTCATGGACGACCGCGCACCCGAGCAACTGGAAGCCGCGCTGGGCGGCCCCGCCGATCTCGTCATGTCGGACATGGCGGCGAACACCGTGGGCCATGCGCAGACCGATCACCTGCGCACCATGGCGCTGGTCGAAACCGCAGTCGATTTCGCGATCCACACGCTCGAACCCGGTGGCACCTTCATTGCCAAGGTGTTTGCAGGCGGCACCGATCACGCGCTGCTCACCATCCTCAAGCGCAACTTCACCACCGTGAAGCACGCCAAGCCACCGGCCAGCCGCAAGGATTCGTCCGAATGGTATGTCGTGGCGCAGGGTTTCAAGGGCCGTGCTGAGGCAGACGCCTGA
- a CDS encoding Ppx/GppA phosphatase family protein codes for MVQRSMPSPRRPERIAGKAARRQPVPTRWSQKGAYAALDLGTNNCRLLIAKPEGEGFVVIDAFSRIVRLGEGLAATGKLSDAAIERAIAALSICAEKLKRRHVTLARSVATEACRQATNGQAFIDRVYRETGIALDIISAEEEARLAVMGCHVLLEPGNGPALIFDIGGGSTELVLVDTEHGAPRIVDWLSAPWGVVSLTESEPEACSDDEGARIAAYQRMKTRVAQSFAGFAKRLPQPGRNDIRLLGTSGTVTTLASVHLKLTSYDRNAIDGLIVPAHAMRDISDRLSRMSMPDRQRQPCIGAERADLVVAGCAILEAIIDIWPAERLGIADRGIREGILRLLMARERTFR; via the coding sequence ATGGTGCAGCGTTCCATGCCATCGCCGCGGCGGCCCGAACGTATTGCGGGCAAAGCGGCAAGGAGGCAGCCCGTTCCGACGCGCTGGTCTCAAAAAGGCGCCTATGCGGCGCTGGATCTCGGCACCAACAATTGCCGATTGTTAATCGCCAAGCCCGAGGGCGAAGGCTTTGTCGTGATCGACGCCTTTTCGCGAATCGTGCGATTGGGCGAAGGGCTGGCCGCAACCGGGAAATTGAGCGACGCCGCGATCGAACGCGCGATCGCTGCCCTTTCGATCTGCGCCGAAAAGCTGAAGCGACGCCATGTCACGCTTGCCCGCTCGGTGGCGACCGAGGCGTGCCGGCAGGCGACCAACGGCCAGGCCTTTATCGACCGCGTCTACCGCGAGACGGGAATCGCGCTCGACATCATCAGCGCCGAGGAAGAGGCACGGCTGGCGGTGATGGGCTGCCATGTCCTGCTGGAGCCCGGCAACGGCCCCGCGCTGATCTTCGACATCGGCGGCGGATCGACCGAGCTGGTGCTTGTCGACACCGAACACGGCGCGCCGCGTATCGTCGACTGGCTGAGCGCGCCTTGGGGCGTGGTATCGCTGACCGAGAGCGAGCCCGAGGCGTGCAGCGATGACGAAGGCGCGCGGATCGCCGCCTATCAGCGGATGAAGACGCGCGTCGCCCAAAGCTTTGCCGGATTCGCGAAGCGCCTGCCGCAGCCCGGCCGGAACGACATCCGCCTGCTGGGAACAAGCGGCACGGTGACGACGCTGGCCAGCGTCCACCTCAAGCTCACCTCCTATGACCGCAACGCGATCGACGGGCTGATCGTGCCCGCCCATGCGATGCGCGACATCAGCGACCGGCTGTCGCGCATGTCGATGCCCGATCGCCAGCGCCAGCCCTGTATCGGCGCCGAGCGCGCCGATCTGGTCGTTGCGGGCTGCGCGATCCTTGAAGCGATCATCGACATCTGGCCGGCCGAACGGCTAGGGATCGCCGACCGCGGGATTCGCGAAGGGATTTTGAGATTGTTGATGGCGCGTGAAAGGACGTTCAGATGA
- a CDS encoding UrcA family protein, which translates to MKTMLALFALGSALCVSPAIAQTLGYGPQTRTVHYADLDLSTAKGRATLDRRLEMAVADACGMASSSDLAAQNKVHQCQTETLARVSTERDRIIAMAVSGTDRLASRQ; encoded by the coding sequence ATGAAGACGATGCTTGCGCTTTTCGCGCTGGGCAGTGCGTTGTGCGTATCACCCGCGATCGCCCAGACCCTGGGCTATGGCCCGCAAACCCGGACGGTGCACTATGCCGATCTCGACCTGAGCACCGCCAAGGGCCGCGCGACGCTTGACCGCCGGTTGGAGATGGCGGTCGCAGATGCCTGCGGCATGGCATCGAGTTCCGATCTGGCCGCGCAGAACAAGGTCCACCAGTGCCAGACCGAGACGTTGGCACGGGTTTCGACCGAACGCGACCGAATCATCGCCATGGCGGTGAGCGGCACCGACCGGCTCGCATCGCGTCAATAA
- a CDS encoding LysR family transcriptional regulator, with product MLDWNDLRYFLAVARTGSTLSAGRSLRVSQTTVARRVSALEQALDLVLFDRLQSGYVLTPAGEALVPQAEQVEGAIAVFADSAAGQARDLKGTVRLTTQEIYAITVLAPLLRDLHELHPDIRIELDTSDELRDLASGGADIALRTEIQPSGAGLVGRKIAADSWTVYCSKSYAAKHGKPRRPRDLQGHTLIGGGGEGVWRIYGAWLRQHALEESVVIHHDSPTGLLSAVRSGFGIAVLPCFIADGESDLIRCMPPVHGEERGLWLMTHERLRHTPRVRAVLDFLGERLQHAARASLSALV from the coding sequence ATGCTCGACTGGAACGACCTGCGGTATTTCCTGGCGGTGGCGCGAACCGGCAGCACGCTCTCTGCGGGGCGCAGCCTGCGGGTGAGCCAGACGACGGTGGCGCGGCGCGTTTCTGCGCTCGAGCAGGCGCTGGATCTAGTCCTCTTCGATCGGCTGCAATCCGGCTATGTCCTCACCCCCGCAGGCGAGGCGCTGGTGCCGCAGGCCGAGCAGGTCGAAGGCGCGATTGCCGTCTTCGCCGATTCCGCCGCCGGGCAGGCGCGCGACCTGAAGGGCACGGTGCGGCTCACCACGCAGGAAATCTATGCGATCACGGTGCTCGCCCCGCTGCTGCGCGATCTCCACGAACTCCATCCCGATATCCGTATCGAGCTCGATACCTCGGACGAACTGCGCGATCTGGCATCGGGCGGGGCAGATATCGCGCTGCGCACCGAGATCCAGCCCAGCGGCGCCGGGCTGGTCGGGCGCAAGATCGCTGCCGATAGCTGGACGGTCTATTGCTCAAAATCCTACGCCGCCAAGCACGGCAAGCCGCGCCGCCCGCGCGATCTGCAGGGGCATACGCTGATCGGCGGGGGCGGGGAGGGGGTGTGGCGCATCTACGGCGCGTGGCTGCGGCAGCATGCGCTCGAGGAATCGGTGGTGATCCATCACGATTCGCCCACCGGGCTCTTGTCCGCCGTCCGTTCGGGCTTTGGCATCGCGGTGCTGCCCTGCTTCATCGCCGACGGCGAATCCGATCTCATCCGCTGCATGCCCCCCGTCCACGGCGAGGAACGCGGGCTGTGGCTGATGACGCACGAACGGCTGCGCCACACCCCGCGCGTGCGCGCGGTGCTCGATTTTCTGGGGGAGCGCCTCCAGCACGCCGCGCGCGCATCGCTTTCGGCGCTGGTGTGA